The Longimicrobium sp. DNA segment TCGTCCTTGCGCACGGCCAGCTTGATCCCGGTCAGCAGCAGGATGCCGCCGAACAGGTAGATCACCCAGTGCCAGCGCTCCAGCGCGTACGCCCCGGCGGCGATGAAGCCGCCGCGCATCACCAGCGCGCCCAGGATGCCCCAGAACAGCACGCGGTGCTGGTAGAGGCGGGGCACGGCGAAGTACGAGAAGATCAGCGCGATGACGAAGATGTTGTCGACCGCGAGCGACTTCTCCACCAGGTAGCCGGTGAGGAACTCGAGCGCCGGCTGCCGCCCCGCGAACGCCCAGATGGCCGCGTTGAAGAGCAGCGCCACGCACACCCAGATGCCGCTCCAGAGCGCCGCCTCGCGCAGGCGGACCTCGTGCGCCTTGCGGTGGAACACGCCCAGGTCCAGGGCCAGCATCGCCAGCACGAAGCCGTTGAAGGCCACCCAGAACCAGATGCTCGTCGCCATTCCGCGTCCCTCCCTTGTCGTCGGCACCGCAGGGCAACAAAAAAGCGAGACCCTACGGCACGATGAACGTGCTCGTAGTGGTCTCGCCGAGGCAGCTTGCGCTCCTCCCGCGCGTCCGGGGGCGCCGGTGGCACCCCGTCTTGACGATCCGCGCGATGCCGGCGCCCGCGGGCGCCGGTGGGCTACTCCCCACAATTCGATGTGCTCGAACAATCGGCACGTTCCGGGCCGCGGTCAACGCCCGCGGGCTCCTCCTCATCCCCCGCTAATCTCCGGCGGGAAAGCGAAAAGGCCGCGCGGGGAAGCGCGGCCTTCTCGTCGGTCCTTCGCGAAAGCGCCGTTCAGAACGCACCGAACGGGTTTTCCACGCCGCTCACCGAGGCAGCCTCGATGGGGTCTTCCTCGCCGACGATCATCGTGGTGGTCGGGTCTTCCTCGCCGACGGCCAGCGTGGTGGCCTCTTCCTCGCCGATGATGCTGGTGGTGCCATCCTCTTCGCCGATGGGCTTGGTGGTGGAAGGCATGGGTGTGTCTCCGTGTCAGGGGGGACGGGCGCGCGGCCCGGATTTGGTGGGATGCGGGTCTGGAGCCGCGCCGATGCCGGCGCGCTACTCACATCTCCCGCAAGATAATGGCATCCGCCACCCCGCTCAATCCGCCACGCCGTTCATCTCCCGGCATCCCGTATTCCGAACCCCGAGGAAGAATCTGCATACCGCGCACCGGCGGCTGAAGCCGCAGCAACAACTACGGGAAGCCTCGCAAACTGCGCGAGGCTGTTCGGCCGGCATCGGAGGCGGATAGGCGAACCGGAGGCGTTCTGTTGGCTTGGGTCGAGCGAAGATGCCGAGGCTGGGAGTCCGCGAAGGCGGACTTCGGGCCGTTGTTGCCGCGATTTCAATCGCCCTTCCACGGCCCCGGCACCGCGTGAGATCCGCCGTTTTCGGCTACGCGCGCCCGGCGCCCTCCAGCATCCGGCGGGCGTAGGAGAGCGCGCCGGCGACGGCGTCGGAGACGGCGGGGCGGACCTCGAAATCCTGCTCGTCGTCGTCCAGCGCGCGCTTCACCACGTCCGCGTAGAAGTCCACGCCCAGCACGCCGCCGTGGAAGACCACGGGAACGGGGCCGCTCCACGGCGCCATCCGCCGCGCGAGGGCCACGGCGTGGCGGGCCAGCTCCCGCGCCTCGCGCTCCACCACGCCGAGCGCGACCGCATCCCCCCGCTCCGCGGCCTCGATGACGTGCACGGCCAGCGCGGCCACGGCGGCCTTCTCCGAGCGCCCGGCCCAGGGCGGGATGCCGCTGGGCCCGTCCAGCCCCAGCAGCTGCAGGAAGTGCGGGAGCAGGCTCGTCCCCGCGCCGCGGCCGTCGGCGGCGCGGAGGGCGGCGGCCAGGCCGTTGCGGCCGATGCTCCACGCGCTCCCTTCGTCGCCCACCACCATCCCCCATCCCCCGCACCGCTCCACCCGCCCGTCCTCGCCGCGCGCGTAGGCGACGGAGCCGGTGCCGGCGATGATCATCACCCCCGCCCGCCCGCCCAGCGCGCCGTCCAGCGCGATCTCGCCGTCGGTGACGATGCGGACGCGCCCCGCCACGCCCGAGGCCGCCAGCGCCGCCTCCACCTCGCGCCGCTCGCGCTCGTTCCCCACGCCGGCCAGCCCCGCGCAGAGGGCGACGGGCTTCTCCACGATGCCGGCCTCGGCCAGCGCCTCGCGGACCAGCGTGGCCAGCATGTCGGCGGTGGCCGCGGGGTGGCGCGGGTCCACCAGCCCGGCCGGGCCCACGCGCCGGGCCAGCTCGCGCCCCTCGTCGTCGGCCAGCGCGAGCGTGGTCTTCGTCCCCCCGCCGTCGATCCCGGCGAACACCGGCGCGTCGCTCACGCGAGGTCTCCCCCCGTCCCGCCGCCCGCGCCCGCGCCCGCGGGCAGGTGCGCCGCGTGGTCGCTGGCGCGGCGGCGGCGCGGGGCCTCGGCCAGCTCGGCGGTGGAGAGCGTGGGCCGGTTCAGCGGCCGCCCCTCCTTGCGCACCACGTACGCCTCCATGGCGAAGTATTCGGGGAGGCCGAGACGGTCGACGATCCGGGCCGTCGCCGTGTTGCGCTCCTCCACGCGCTGCCAGAACTCGCGGTCGTCCTGCCCCGGGAACGGCGCCTTGTCCTTCTGGCTCTGGTGCTTGTAGATGGCCATGATCTTCAGCCGCAGCTCCTCTTCCGAGAGCGGGACCAGCACGTCGGCCTCGCTCACCGCCCACTCCTGCCAGGCGCCGCGGTAGTACCACATCTCGGGCGCGTCGCCGCTGTACTCGGCCAGCGCGCTCTCCACCGCCTCCAGGCACATGCGGTGGGTGCCGTGCGGGTCCGACAGGTCGCCCGCGACGAAGATCAGCTCCGGGCGCACCCGCTCCAGCAGCTCCAGCACGATGCGCACGTCCTCGGGGCCGATGGGGTCCTTGCGCACCTTCCCGGTCTGGTAGAAGGGAAGGTCCAGGAAGCACGCCTGGTCGCGCCCCATCCCGAAGGTCTCGATCCCGCTCACCGCCTCGGCCTCGCGGATGCGGCGCTTGATGGTCAGCACCTCGGGGATGTCCACCTGCCCCGGCCCCTTCTCGTCCAGGAAGCGCTCGATCCGCCCCGTCAGCTCGTCCACCTTGCCGTCGGCCAGCATGAAGTCGCGGTTGAAGCGCTGCAGCCAGTCCAGGTAGCGCCGCACCTCGTGGTCGAACACCGCGATGTTGCCGGAGGTCTGGTACGCCACGGTGATGCGGTTTCCGTTCTGGTGCAGCTTGTTCAGGATCCCGCCCATCGAGATCACGTCGTCGTCCGGGTGCGGGGAGAAGACGATGATCCGGCAGTCGGTGGGCAGCCGGCTCCGGCCGCGCACCTTGCTCAGCAGCTCGTTGAAGATCTCGCCGTTCAGCGGCCCCGCGCTCCCGTAGCGGGCGACGAGCGACGACAGGTGGTGCTCGCGGTAGTCGTCGGTGTCCAGCTTCAGGATCGACTTCCCGGTCTTCTCGCTCAGCCAGATGACCGCCTCCATCTCCATCTTCCGGTCCCACCTCACCTCGCCCACCACCCACGGCGTCTTGATGCGCGTGAGCTCGGCCGAGGCCGCGGGGTCCAGGTAGAAGGTGGCGTGCGGATGGTTCTGGAGATACGTCGCCGCCACGTCGGGATCGGGCTCGCCCTCCACCGAGCGGCGGACGATGGCGGCCTTGTGCTCGCCCGTCGCCACGAGGGCGATCTCGCGCGCCTCGAGGATCGTGGCCACGCCCATGGTGATGGCCTCCATGGGCACGTTGTCCTCGCCGAAGAAGTCGGCCGCGGCGTCGCGCCGGGTCACCGTGTCCAGGGCGATGAGGCGGGTGCGGCTCTCCACC contains these protein-coding regions:
- a CDS encoding N-acetylglucosamine kinase, producing MSDAPVFAGIDGGGTKTTLALADDEGRELARRVGPAGLVDPRHPAATADMLATLVREALAEAGIVEKPVALCAGLAGVGNERERREVEAALAASGVAGRVRIVTDGEIALDGALGGRAGVMIIAGTGSVAYARGEDGRVERCGGWGMVVGDEGSAWSIGRNGLAAALRAADGRGAGTSLLPHFLQLLGLDGPSGIPPWAGRSEKAAVAALAVHVIEAAERGDAVALGVVEREARELARHAVALARRMAPWSGPVPVVFHGGVLGVDFYADVVKRALDDDEQDFEVRPAVSDAVAGALSYARRMLEGAGRA
- the nagB gene encoding glucosamine-6-phosphate deaminase: MAQTRERVPVVIVEYDQIARTIAERIAALIRERNTAGRPAVLGLATGSTPIGIYRELIRLHRDEGLDFSNVVTFNLDEYYPMPPDSIHSYVRYMWENLFDHIDIPRENVHIPAGDVPREKVEEFCRWYEQAIRDAGGIDFQILGVGKTGHIGFNEPGSGVESRTRLIALDTVTRRDAAADFFGEDNVPMEAITMGVATILEAREIALVATGEHKAAIVRRSVEGEPDPDVAATYLQNHPHATFYLDPAASAELTRIKTPWVVGEVRWDRKMEMEAVIWLSEKTGKSILKLDTDDYREHHLSSLVARYGSAGPLNGEIFNELLSKVRGRSRLPTDCRIIVFSPHPDDDVISMGGILNKLHQNGNRITVAYQTSGNIAVFDHEVRRYLDWLQRFNRDFMLADGKVDELTGRIERFLDEKGPGQVDIPEVLTIKRRIREAEAVSGIETFGMGRDQACFLDLPFYQTGKVRKDPIGPEDVRIVLELLERVRPELIFVAGDLSDPHGTHRMCLEAVESALAEYSGDAPEMWYYRGAWQEWAVSEADVLVPLSEEELRLKIMAIYKHQSQKDKAPFPGQDDREFWQRVEERNTATARIVDRLGLPEYFAMEAYVVRKEGRPLNRPTLSTAELAEAPRRRRASDHAAHLPAGAGAGGGTGGDLA